DNA sequence from the candidate division KSB1 bacterium genome:
CTTTGACCCGCGGCGAGGTATACTCTGTGGCCACCGCCTGACCTTCGTAGACGACATCGTAGCCCTGTTCGACAATCCGCAAGGGGATCAGGAAGTCATCGTTGACCATCTTGTGCGTGGGCAAAGGGACGAAGAGCTCGCGCCGAATGGCATAGATGCCGCCCGTGGCACCAAACACGGTCTTGATGCGCCCTTCCATCTGCTTGAGGCGATTCTCATAGTCCCAATAGACGGCCTCCCCCTGGCTGCTCGCCCGCCGGTCGGGGCTGATGAGCCGCAAGTAGCCACACACGCCCCCGACGCTTGGGTCCGCGAAATGCGCCACCATCTTGCGCAGTGCATCAGGCCGATAGATCGTGTTGGCATCGGAAAAGACGAGGACCTCGCCTCGCGCCTCCGGAACGAGCTTGGTGAGCACCCGCGCTTTACCTTCCCGCTGCGGAAAGGCGAGCAGGCGGACGTTTGCAATTCCGCAGGAGCTGATCAAATCCACCGTGGCATCGGTGCTGCCATCCGATCCGAAGAGGAACTCTACGAGTTCCCCAGGATAGTCGAGGGCACGACAGTTCTCTATCTTATCGCGGATAACCTTCTCCTCATTGTGGGCCGCGATGACCATGGAAACCGTGGGCATGAAGCCTTCTTCCTTGCGCCTGGCAGGCGGGCGCAAGCGCGACCACACGAGGAGGATCAGGTAGTATCCTACGTAGGTGTAGAGAATCGTCCCCAAGCTCAACCAAAAGGCGATGCGGGCCAGCATTACGCGGCCTCCCGCTGTGCAAAGGGACGCATGAGGCGAACACCAAGGCGGACAACGCCCATGGGGCCACGGGCATGCCTCGCCAACGCGTTGCTCAGCACACGTCCGTGCCCTTGTCCAGAAGACAAAAACCTCACCGCGGCCATTCGCGTCGTCTCAGTTCCCACAGCTCGCAAGGTTCTTTCTCCGCTGCTCTTCGCCATATGGCGGAAGGTCCCATCTACCCAATCCCGGCTGGCGGCGGCACGGCAACAGAGGTGCGTATCGCCTGCCGGAGAAGGGACTTTTCTTGTGGAGTGAAGAGCCGGTATAGCCCGGCCAGTAGCAGAGCCGCAAGAACTACTGCAAAGGCTATCACAGAACCACCCCACAGAAAGTACGTCACCGCAAGGGCCACAAAGAGCACGAGCGCTGCACCGGCGCGCCACGCCAGCCTGGCCTGCTCGGCCGTCAGCGCCGCCCACGAGAGCCGATAGAGCACGAAAAGCCCGGCGCCATTGAGCCCCAGCTTCGCCCACGCGGCGCCCGTCACCCCATAGCGCCTGATGAACCACCATTGCACCGGCAGTGCCAGCAACAGCATGCACAGCATAAAGAGTGTGTTCCGCGCCTGCCGATTACGCGAGTTGTTAAAGTCCACGACAAAGAACGTCAAGAAGGTGAAACACTGGCTCCACAGCAACAGCTGGAACGGCAGGGCCGCGTCGGCAAACCTCTCGCCGAAGAGGAGAAGAAACAGAGGCCTCCCGACAACGGTTCCTGCCACGCCAAGCACAAGGCCAATGAGCAGCAGGCCCTTCACGCCCATGCGGAAGGCCAACCCAAGCTTCTCGTCGTCGGCGCTCGCCGCCCTGGCCATCACCGGATAGAGCGCGGTAGCCACGGCAAAAGGCACAAACCCGAGAGGCGCCGTGAAGCGGAAGGCCGTCGAATAGACCCCAACGGCAGCTTCGCCCCAAAGCGATTTCAGAAAGAGCACGTCGAGGCGCTCGTACAGCATCGTCAGGCCAAGGTAGAGGAACAGCGGGAACGACTCTTCGAACAGCCACCGCAGCTGGGCGCGCTCCACGCAAAAGAGCGGACGAACCCGCTTCAGCACAAAAGCCAGCGTCAGCACCAAGCCAGGCAGGTT
Encoded proteins:
- a CDS encoding glycosyltransferase family 2 protein, with protein sequence MLARIAFWLSLGTILYTYVGYYLILLVWSRLRPPARRKEEGFMPTVSMVIAAHNEEKVIRDKIENCRALDYPGELVEFLFGSDGSTDATVDLISSCGIANVRLLAFPQREGKARVLTKLVPEARGEVLVFSDANTIYRPDALRKMVAHFADPSVGGVCGYLRLISPDRRASSQGEAVYWDYENRLKQMEGRIKTVFGATGGIYAIRRELFVPLPTHKMVNDDFLIPLRIVEQGYDVVYEGQAVATEYTSPRVKGEFLRKVRIGAANFNVLPEIRGLLHPRRGYVAFGLWSHKLLRWLVPFMLVFLLAANLWALGTPFFNYFFLLQSLFYLLVILGWLLSLVGVRLGVVTYAYYFVAIHMGLLVGFCKFLFGRQPSAWTRVER
- a CDS encoding flippase, which translates into the protein MCVLLGRIAVLGLNMVTIVILARAWGEEMFGIFSYALVVVGLFALLPDFGMQPVLIREMARRRSQAGRIVGLALFSKAVLALIAFLLLAVAAAAFYPEPRLRMALAWLSLTILISAKLNTLRVVLEGVFHADMDMGLPVVFQLLDGVLQVVLVGGLVLIKATPGQVIAGYVFSNLPGLVLTLAFVLKRVRPLFCVERAQLRWLFEESFPLFLYLGLTMLYERLDVLFLKSLWGEAAVGVYSTAFRFTAPLGFVPFAVATALYPVMARAASADDEKLGLAFRMGVKGLLLIGLVLGVAGTVVGRPLFLLLFGERFADAALPFQLLLWSQCFTFLTFFVVDFNNSRNRQARNTLFMLCMLLLALPVQWWFIRRYGVTGAAWAKLGLNGAGLFVLYRLSWAALTAEQARLAWRAGAALVLFVALAVTYFLWGGSVIAFAVVLAALLLAGLYRLFTPQEKSLLRQAIRTSVAVPPPAGIG